From one Enterobacter kobei genomic stretch:
- a CDS encoding tRNA(Met) cytidine acetyltransferase TmcA: MAREGIRRLLVIAGETGWCLAQAQGFAAAQGGDVHWVSDSPDVPQACSPRAFQRLLGREFTHAIFDARHGFDVAALAALSGTLTAGSWLVLLTPPLADWATTPDADSTRWSDAAGAIATPNFIRHFCRIVQADSEALIWQQHQALPSPDFSRRPPWHPATGAPEREQAAILERLACQPPAVTVVTAPRGRGKSALAGMHLARLGGDAIVTAPTRAATDVMAHYAGERFQFVAPDALAQQLVEGNAPDVHWLIVDEAAAIPGPLLHQLVAGFPQALLITTVQGYEGTGQGFLLKFCAGFPVLRHETLSTPLRWAAGCPLEALISRALLFEDDTLTRVPEGDYQIAPLEQESWQRDPAQPGALYRLLASAHYRTSPLDLRRMMDAEGQHFWQARTRTAPVAALWLVEEGGLSPALSQAVWAGFRRPRGNLVAQSLAAHGGDPLAATLKGQRISRIAVHPYRQREGIGQALIARALREAGEWDYLSVSFGYTRELWRFWQRAGYKLVRAGSYREASSGCYTAMALLPITAAGRALVASEQQRLARDLPWLAAWRDEPLDLPPATDPALNDADWLELAGFAFAHRPLSASTGALQRLLIACDLPLAALRTQLVEGLDDAQTCARLHLHGRKALLAAQRQETAAALAWLDGSRSETLRDQVINLQFF; this comes from the coding sequence ATGGCGCGCGAAGGCATTCGCCGCCTGCTGGTCATCGCCGGGGAGACCGGCTGGTGTCTGGCACAGGCACAGGGTTTCGCCGCAGCCCAGGGCGGCGACGTGCACTGGGTGAGCGACAGCCCGGATGTGCCTCAGGCCTGTAGTCCGCGCGCCTTTCAGCGGCTGCTGGGCCGCGAATTCACCCATGCCATTTTCGATGCCCGCCACGGGTTTGACGTGGCGGCATTGGCGGCGCTCAGCGGCACCTTAACCGCTGGCAGCTGGCTGGTCCTCCTCACTCCGCCCCTCGCGGACTGGGCGACAACGCCGGATGCGGATTCGACCCGCTGGAGCGATGCCGCCGGGGCCATTGCCACGCCAAACTTTATCCGCCACTTTTGCCGGATCGTACAGGCCGATAGCGAGGCGCTGATCTGGCAGCAACATCAGGCGTTGCCGTCACCCGATTTTTCCCGTCGCCCGCCGTGGCATCCCGCCACCGGCGCGCCTGAGCGGGAACAGGCGGCGATCCTTGAACGTCTTGCCTGCCAGCCTCCCGCCGTGACGGTCGTCACGGCTCCACGTGGACGCGGCAAATCAGCGCTGGCGGGTATGCATCTCGCCCGCCTCGGCGGTGACGCCATCGTGACTGCGCCTACGCGGGCGGCTACCGACGTCATGGCGCACTATGCCGGAGAACGCTTTCAGTTTGTCGCCCCGGACGCGCTGGCACAGCAACTGGTGGAAGGCAATGCACCGGACGTCCACTGGTTAATCGTTGATGAAGCCGCCGCTATTCCCGGCCCGCTGCTGCATCAACTGGTCGCCGGATTTCCCCAGGCGTTGCTTATCACCACGGTACAGGGCTATGAAGGTACCGGGCAGGGTTTTTTACTGAAGTTCTGCGCAGGCTTTCCGGTGCTTCGTCATGAAACCCTCAGTACGCCGCTGCGCTGGGCCGCAGGCTGTCCGCTGGAAGCCTTAATCAGCCGGGCATTGTTGTTTGAAGATGACACCTTAACCCGCGTGCCGGAGGGCGATTATCAGATCGCACCGCTTGAACAGGAAAGCTGGCAGCGGGATCCCGCGCAGCCTGGCGCGCTCTATCGCCTGCTTGCCAGCGCCCATTACCGTACCTCGCCGCTTGATTTACGTCGCATGATGGATGCCGAAGGCCAGCACTTCTGGCAGGCGCGCACCCGGACAGCGCCCGTCGCCGCGCTATGGCTGGTGGAGGAGGGGGGACTTTCCCCGGCGTTAAGTCAGGCGGTCTGGGCGGGATTTCGTCGCCCGCGCGGCAATCTGGTGGCGCAGTCGCTGGCGGCGCACGGCGGCGATCCGCTGGCGGCAACCTTAAAAGGCCAGCGCATCAGCCGCATCGCCGTCCATCCTTACCGCCAGCGCGAGGGCATCGGCCAGGCGCTGATTGCGCGGGCATTACGTGAGGCGGGGGAGTGGGATTATCTGTCGGTCAGCTTTGGCTATACCCGTGAACTGTGGCGATTCTGGCAGCGCGCCGGGTATAAACTGGTGCGCGCAGGCAGCTACCGTGAGGCCAGCAGCGGCTGCTACACGGCGATGGCGCTGCTGCCCATCACCGCCGCGGGCAGGGCGCTGGTGGCCTCGGAGCAGCAGCGGCTGGCGCGGGATCTCCCGTGGCTTGCCGCCTGGCGTGATGAGCCGCTCGATCTGCCGCCAGCCACAGACCCGGCGCTCAACGATGCCGACTGGCTGGAACTGGCAGGATTTGCCTTTGCCCATCGTCCGCTGTCGGCTTCCACCGGCGCGTTGCAGCGGCTGCTTATCGCCTGCGATTTGCCGCTGGCGGCGTTGCGTACGCAACTGGTGGAGGGACTCGATGACGCGCAGACCTGTGCGCGACTGCATCTCCACGGCCGCAAAGCGCTGCTCGCCGCACAACGACAGGAAACCGCCGCGGCGCTGGCCTGGCTTGACGGATCGCGTAGCGAAACCCTCCGCGATCAGGTTATCAATCTGCAATTTTTTTAA
- the ypfH gene encoding esterase, with amino-acid sequence MKHDHFVVQAPQTPARQLLLFFHGVGDNPVSMGQVASLFAPVFPEALIVSIGGAEPCGPAPARQWFSVQEVTEENRQARIDAIMPVFIETVRYWQAQSGLGPQATALVGFSQGAIMSLESVKAQPELASRVIAFNGRYASLPTRINRDLTLHLIHGGEDPVINLSHAVAAQEALIQAGGDVTLDIVDGLGHAIDDRSLQLALDHLRFTVPKHYFDEALSGGKPNDDDIVEFL; translated from the coding sequence ATGAAACACGACCATTTTGTTGTACAAGCCCCGCAGACCCCGGCCAGACAACTGCTGCTGTTTTTTCATGGCGTCGGTGATAATCCGGTTTCCATGGGACAGGTCGCCAGCCTGTTCGCGCCGGTCTTCCCGGAGGCGTTGATCGTCAGCATCGGCGGTGCAGAACCTTGCGGCCCGGCCCCGGCGCGGCAGTGGTTTTCCGTGCAGGAAGTGACGGAAGAGAACCGCCAGGCACGTATAGATGCCATTATGCCGGTGTTTATTGAGACGGTACGTTACTGGCAGGCGCAGAGCGGCCTTGGCCCGCAGGCAACGGCGCTGGTCGGTTTTTCGCAGGGGGCGATTATGTCGCTCGAGAGCGTAAAAGCGCAGCCGGAACTGGCTTCAAGGGTGATTGCGTTTAATGGTCGCTACGCCAGTCTGCCGACCCGCATCAATCGCGATCTTACGCTGCACCTGATCCACGGTGGAGAGGATCCGGTGATCAATCTGTCGCACGCGGTTGCCGCGCAGGAAGCCTTAATACAGGCCGGTGGCGATGTGACGCTGGATATTGTTGACGGGCTGGGACACGCCATTGACGATCGCAGCCTGCAACTGGCGCTGGATCACTTGCGCTTTACCGTGCCGAAGCACTATTTCGATGAGGCGTTGAGCGGCGGCAAACCAAACGACGACGATATCGTCGAGTTTTTATAA
- a CDS encoding YpfN family protein: MDWLTKYWWILVLVFLVGVLLNVIKDLKRVDHKKFLANKPDLPPHRDFNDKWDDEDDWPKKK, encoded by the coding sequence ATGGACTGGCTGACAAAGTACTGGTGGATTTTAGTGTTGGTGTTTTTGGTTGGCGTACTGCTGAACGTGATCAAAGATCTGAAGCGCGTTGACCATAAGAAGTTTCTCGCCAATAAGCCCGATCTTCCGCCGCATCGTGATTTTAACGATAAGTGGGATGACGAAGACGACTGGCCGAAAAAGAAATAA